The uncultured Roseibium sp. genome contains a region encoding:
- a CDS encoding SpvB/TcaC N-terminal domain-containing protein: MVVSGTRFATRVFFHSRRDAGRRALRLLGLLTTGLAAGSAVLPAGAEPGRLSGDFSITSGGGAAYQVSIAVPPGVQRLTPQLSLTYSSQGGNGQLGVGWSLGGFAFIQRCGQTIAQDGRTTGVNYSATDRFCLNGQRLVNTDAGAPEYYSDGATYHTEVESWMNVTGHNEGGVTCGEGPCYFTATASNGARLEFGLATDARNPAKGAPGSTIFTSGSKAGSVRVWALSRYTDRNGNSLVFHYTDAPVDASGAPVEGAGGKGAYYPSRIDYTANDGEGSAAQRSVDAPVRVHSMTVAGAHNYYITGSGLLVHNCPFRPKANPDELSGEAEIGEMAAETGDVASIAGEAGTDAAAIGEATDVVEGAAAVAGGAEVVSDIAEGLVALCLALCWL; this comes from the coding sequence ATGGTGGTATCCGGAACTCGGTTTGCGACTCGCGTTTTCTTCCATTCGCGGCGGGACGCAGGCCGGAGAGCACTTCGTCTGCTGGGTCTTCTTACGACCGGCCTTGCGGCCGGATCTGCCGTTCTGCCGGCCGGCGCCGAACCCGGGCGCCTGTCGGGGGACTTTTCCATAACCTCCGGAGGCGGAGCTGCCTATCAGGTATCCATCGCCGTCCCCCCCGGTGTGCAGCGCCTTACCCCCCAGCTCAGCCTGACCTATTCCAGCCAGGGCGGGAACGGTCAGCTTGGCGTCGGCTGGTCGCTTGGGGGCTTTGCCTTCATCCAGCGCTGCGGTCAGACGATTGCGCAGGACGGCCGGACCACGGGCGTGAACTACAGCGCAACCGACCGGTTCTGCCTGAACGGCCAGCGGCTGGTGAATACGGACGCCGGCGCGCCGGAGTATTATTCGGACGGTGCCACCTATCACACCGAAGTCGAAAGCTGGATGAACGTTACCGGCCACAATGAAGGCGGTGTGACCTGCGGAGAAGGGCCGTGTTATTTCACGGCGACTGCCTCCAACGGTGCGCGTCTGGAGTTCGGCCTTGCGACCGATGCCCGGAATCCGGCGAAGGGCGCTCCGGGCAGTACGATTTTCACCAGCGGTTCCAAAGCGGGATCGGTCCGGGTGTGGGCGCTTAGCCGTTATACGGACAGGAACGGCAACAGCCTGGTGTTTCACTATACCGATGCGCCTGTGGACGCCTCAGGCGCGCCTGTCGAGGGGGCCGGCGGAAAGGGGGCTTATTACCCCAGCCGGATCGATTATACCGCCAACGACGGCGAGGGGAGCGCGGCACAGCGTTCCGTCGACGCGCCGGTGCGGGTTCATTCCATGACCGTGGCCGGGGCCCACAACTACTACATCACCGGCTCCGGCCTTCTGGTCCACAACTGCCCGTTCCGGCCGAAAGCCAATCCGGATGAACTCAGCGGCGAAGCTGAGATTGGCGAAATGGCTGCCGAAACCGGCGATGTCGCCAGCATTGCCGGCGAGGCAGGGACCGATGCGGCGGCGATAGGGGAGGCGACCGACGTGGTCGAAGGGGCGGCGGCGGTTGCCGGCGGCGCGGAGGTCGTCTCCGACATCGCCGAAGGCCTGGTCGCGCTGTGCCTGGCGCTGTGCTGGCTCTGA